The genomic stretch GTGCAGACCACTTGCCGTAAAGATTCGGTGCCCGAGCGGGCATCCAGTGCAAAACGGAGGACGAGGGTTTCTACCATCGGTTCAAGCGACATTTTCCCGACGAACGATCCGCGCCCCTGCTGCACGCGCACAATATCGAGCGCTTCCAGCTTACGAAGAGCTTCCCGAACCGAAGAACGGGAGACCTGTAGATCGGCGCACAGTGTGGCTTCGCTCGGCAGCGGGTCGCCGGGCTTGAGCTCATGATGGAGTATGTACGACTTGATTGCATCCATCGTGGCGAAAGAGCGGTTGACGGACGAAATCGGCTCGCGAGGCTTCTCCGACATCGTTGGCGGAGAGAACTTTTCTAAAAGCAGTTGCGCTGACTTGTCTGACAACATACGATTGATTGTACCCGATATGGAGCAAGGACGCTTCATAATTCACTCGATGGAGAGGAAACAACATGCGTTCATCAAAGCGCTGGGCCAAGGTTACTGCCGTTGCGGCGGCAGCGATGCTGGTCCTTTCCGCCTGCGGTGGCGGAGGAAGTGAAAACGGCGGCGGAGATTCGCCGTCGACGGGCGAAAGCACAAGCGCCGGGCCTTCGGGTCAGATCAACTTGGGCGTCGCCTACGAAACGACCAACTATGATCCGTCGACCACGTCGTCGGCACTTGCCATGGGCACAAACTGGCACGTGATGGAAGGTCTGTACGAGTTCGACATGGCCACCTACGAGGTCTACCCGGCACTTGCTGCTGGCGACCCTGTTGAGATTTCGGACACCGAATACGAGATCGGCTTGCGCGAAGGTGCAAAGTTCTCGGACGGAACCGACGTCACAGCTGACGACGTCCTCGAATCGTGGGCACGTACGACGGACGAAACCTCGATTTACAAGCAGTTCTTCACCTTCATCGATTCGGTGACGAAGAAGGACGACCGCACGGTCACCGTTAAGCTCAAGTACCCGTTCGCAGGCCTGAAGGAGCGCCTCGTCAACGTCAAGATCATTCCGGCCAAGTCCACCCAGGAAGAGATGACCTCCTTCCCGATTGGTACCGGCCCGTTCAAGTACGAGACGATCACAAACACCGCTGTTGAAGCAGTGCCGAACGAGCACTACAACGGCTCCAAGCCGGCGCAGGTTGAGCGCATGCACTGGGAAGTCCTCAAGGATGACTCCGCACGCCTCTCCGCTGCTCTCGGCGGCACGATCGACGTCATGGAAACCGTGCCGTCGGCAACCAAGGACCAGCTCGCCGGCTCTGGCTGGAGCCTCGACGAGGTTCCCGGCTACAACAACGCCTTCCTGATGTTCAACACCACGAAGGCCCCGTTCGACAAGCCTGAGGTTCGCCGCGCGTTCCACCAGGCGATCGACCGCCAGAAGCTGGTTGACACCGCACTGTCCGGTGACGCGATTGCATCCACCGCCTTCCTGCCGGAAGCTAACCCGATGTACTCCAAGGCCAAGACCCAGATGGACTTCGACGTCGAAGCAGCCAAGAAGGCATTCGCCGACGCCGGCCTGAAGGAAGTCACCCTGATTTCTACGGATCACCCGTGGGTTCAGAACCTGACCCCGCAGATCAAGCAGGATCTCGAGGCCGCTGGCCTGACCGTGAACGTCCAGTCCATGGCGTCCGGTGATCTGTACGCCAACTTCGCCGACGTCGACAACCCGACCTACGACGTCGCTCTCGCACCGGGCGATCCGTCCGTGTTCGGCCAGGATCCGGGCATCATCATCGACTGGTGGTACGGCGACAACGTGTGGACCCAGCAGCGTACGTCTTGGGCGAAGACCTCGCCGGAGGCCTTCGCGAAGCTCCGCGACTTGTCGACCGAAGCTTCCCAGCTGACGGGCGACGAGGCCAAGGCCAAGTGGGCTGAGGCACTCGATCTGATTGCGGAAGAAGCGCCACTGTACCCGCTCTTCCACCGCACGATGATCACGGGCTTCAACAAGGACAAGCTCGACAACGTTGACGGCATCGGCACCACGGGCCTTGAGCTCGTTGGCGCAACCGTCAAGAAGTAACGCGCTCTAGCGCATCAAACTGGGAGCCGTGGAGGGCATCAACCTCCCCCTCCACGGCTCCCACTCATTTTCACAAACCGCACGTGCGCCACAGCGCGGTGGCATAACTCAGCACAGCTGAATCTCGTCCTTCGCAGTAGAAGGGGAAATCAGGACAGTGAATAATCTTTTACGACTACTTGGGCGGCGACTCTTAGCGCTCCCCATCATGGTGATAGGCGTAACGTTCCTCGTCTTCTTCATCATGTCTCTTTCGCCGATCGATCCGGCCTACACGGCACTCGGCGAATTCGCGACGCCGGAAGCTCTCGAAGAGTTCCGCGTCAAGCACGGGTACAACGATCCGTTCCTCGTGCAATACGGCAATTATCTTCTCAACATGCTCCAGGGCGATCTGGGCTTTTACGGCATCGGCGAGGGAAACAAGGTCACAGATCTAGTCTCTGAGGCACTTCCCGTTACCCTTTCTCTCACCTTCTTCGGCCTGATCATCGCCGTGCTTGTTTCGTTCCCGCTCGGCATCGTCTCGGCAATCTACCGTGACAAGTGGCCGGATCAGCTGATCCGCGTGCTGTCCGTGATCTGCATCGGCACACCCTCGTTCTGGCTCGCATCGCTGCTCGTGCTCGCATTCGTTGGCAGCTCGATCCCGGTGTCCGGTGAGTTGCCGTCGATGACGGAAGACTTCAGCGGCTGGTTCATGCGCATGCTACTGCCGGCGATCTCTTTGGCCGTTCCTGTGATCGGCCAGATGACCCGCGTGGTGCGTACCTCGATGGTGGAAGAGCTTGACCGCGACTACGTTCGTACCGCGCTCGGTGCAGGCGTGCCACGCTCCGTTGTGATCGGCCGTAACGTTCTACGTAACGCCCTGATTACGCCGGTGACCGTGCTTGGTTTGCGCGTTGGTTACCTCATGGGCGGCGCCGTCGTTATCGAGATCATTTTCAACATTCAAGGCATGGGCCGAGTGCTCATCCTCGGTATCCAAAACAACTGGGTCAACCTCGTGCAGGGTGGTGCGCTAGTGGTGGCACTGGCCTTCATCGTCGTCAACATTATTGTTGACATGCTCTACCTGCTCATCAACCCGCGCATTAGGTCGGTGTGACATGACATCTAAGAAGCAGAAACTCAACACTGTGACGACGAAGCGTTTCAGCCGGCTTCGTAACATGAGCCTCGGCTCGCAGCTAGCGCTGGCCTTCCTCGTCATCATCCTCATCGTCTCCTTCCTTTCTCCATGGATCGCCCCCTACACTCCTGACGAACTGTTTGGCGTGTGGGAAGCGCCTTCAAAGGAACACCTTTTCGGAACCGATCACTCCGGGCGTGACGTGCTCTCGCGCATCCTGTACGGCGGGCGCTACTCGCTCATGATCGGCGTGCTGGCCACCCTCGTGGCACTGTTCTTCGGTTCGATCATCGGCGCGGTTGCCGCCGTATCCCGCAAGTGGATCGGCGAAGTGATCATGCGCATCATGGACATCATCATGGCCGTGCCCGGCATTGCTATGGCGGCCGTCATGGTGCTCGTGTTCTCGCGCAGGTTGGAGCCCGATAACGTGATCGGCCTCGTGGCCGTCATCATCTTCTCGATCGCATTCGTCTACACGCCGCAGCTGGCACGTATCGTTCGCGCGAACGTGATGAGCGCGTACGGCGAAGACTACGTGCGCGCCGTCATCGTGGCGGGCGCTCGCGCACCGTGGATCCTCATCAAGCACGTCGCTCGCAACACTGCAGCGCCGGTGCTCGTGTTCGCCACGGTGCTCGTGGCTGACGCGATCATTTTGGAAGCCTCGCTCACCTTTATCGGTTCGGGCCTGCAGTCCACGATGGTTGCCACCTGGGGTAACGTGCTGTCCGACGCGTCGTCGAACATGTCGGTGCTGGCAGGTAAGTGGTGGACAGCGTTCTTCCCGGGCGTGTTCATCATGCTGACCGTGCTGTGCCTGAACATCCTGTCCGAAGGCATTACGGACGCCATGGTTGCAGCCCCCTCTGGTGATCAGAAGGTTGACAACGTTGCAGCCACCCGCGAACAGGATAAGCTCCTGCTCGATCCGCGCCTGGCACACGAAAAGCAGGCCGAATCGCTCCAGCAGAGGCTTAACCAGCTGGCCGCGGTGGAATCCAAGCGAACTGACAGGTTCGTGGCAACGGGCGAGGGTAAGCCACTGCTCGAGGTGCGCAACCTGTCGATTCGCTTCCCGCGTCACGGTGACGTCAACGTCGTCGACAACGTGTCCTTCACCGTCAACGAGGGCGAAACGATGGGCCTGGTCGGCGAATCCGGCTGTGGCAAGTCGATTACGGCACTGACGATCATGGGCCTGATCGATTCCCGCGCGCAGATCTCTGGTCAAGCTCTGTACCAGGGCAAGGATCTGCTGACGATGCCCGCGTCCGAGCGGCAGGGCCTGCTGGGACACGAGATGGCGATGATCTACCAGGACGCGCTGTCCTCGCTCAACCCGGCAATGCTCATCCGTTCGCAGATGAAGCAGCTGACCTCGCGCGGCGGAACCCGCAGCGCCGAGGAGCTCCTCGAGCTCGTGGGCCTCGATCCGAAGCGGACGCTCGAGTCCTACCCGCACGAACTATCGGGCGGTCAGCGCCAGCGAGTCCTCATCGCCATGGCGCTCACGCGCGACCCGAAGCTCATCATCGCCGACGAGCCGACCACGGCACTCGACGTGACCGTGCAAAAGCAGGTTATCGACCTGCTCAACGAGCTACGCGAAAAGCTTGGCTTTGCCATGGTGTTCGTCAGCCACGATCTGGCCTTGGTTGCCGAAGTGGCACACAAGATCACAGTCATGTACGCGGGCCAGGTTGTCGAGCAAGCTCCCACATCCGAGCTGCTGTCCAACCCGGTTCACGAATACACCCGCGGTCTGCTTGGTTCGGTGCTGTCCATCGAAGCGGGCGCCGAGCGTCTGCACCAGGTGCCGGGCACGGTGCCCTCGCCGAAGGACTTCCCGGATGGAGACAGGTTCGCACCGCGTTCCTCGCATCCCGACGTCGGAATCCACACTCCGCCGGTGCGCATGGAGATCCCCGGGCGCGATCACGTGTATGCCGCGGTACCTGATTCGGCGTGGGAAGAGGCCGGCTATGAAGCTCCCCAGCAGCCCGGTGTACCACAGGAGGAACAGCGATGACACAACCAATCATTGAACTGCGTGACGTGCACGTGGTGTTCAAGACCCGCACGGGATCGATTTTCAACCCGAACAAGGTGCATGCCGTTAACGGGGTGAACCTCAAGGTGATGCCCGGCCAGGTGCTCGGCATCGTCGGTGAGTCCGGTTCTGGTAAGTCCACCGCGGCAAACGTCATGTGCGGACTGCAAGCACCGACCTCCGGTCAGGTGTTCTTCAAGGGCGAGGAAGTGACGAAGCGCAGTGCCGCTGATCGGCGCAAGATCGGCCGAGTCGTTTCCGTCGTCTTCCAGGATCCAGCAACAGCGTTGAACGCGCGCATGCACGTTCGCGACCAGCTGCTTGACCCGCTGCGGGTGCATGACATCGGCACCGACGAGGAGCGCAACGAGCGTGTGGAACAACTCATCACGCAGGTGGGACTCCCGCAGTCGGCGCTTGACGCGCTACCCGGCCAGCTGTCGGGCGGTCAGCGTCAACGCGTGGCTATTGCGCGTGCGCTCGCGCTACGCCCCGATGCGATCATCGCGGATGAGCCGACGTCGGCCCTGGACGTCTCGGTCCGTGCACAGATTCTCAATCTGCTCATGGACCTGAAGAACGAACTTGGGCTCGCCATGGTGTTCATCTCCCATGACATTCAGACAGTGCGCTACATTTCTGACCGTATCGCAGTGATGAATACCGGCCAGGTTGTCGAGGAAGGTCCTGCAAAGGAGCTCCTTGCCAACCCCAGCCACCCCTATACTCGGACGCTGCTTGGCGCTGCGCCCTCCCTTCTACATCCGGATCTCGGAGGAACATCATCATGACGTTTCGCGGAGTTATACCTCCCGTAGTCGTCCCACTGACCGCCGACGGCGAACTCGACGTCGTCAGCTACGAACGGCACGTAAACCGGCTTATCGACGCCGGAGTGGACGGCCTGTTCATCCTCGGCTCGTCTGGCGAAGTCGTGTTTTCGACAGACGAGCGCAGGCGGCAGGTCATCACGGAAACAGTGCGGATCGTGGCAGGTCGCACGCCGATCCTCGTCGGCGTGATCGACACGACCACACCGCGCGTAATCGAACAGGCACGGGTCGCCCAAGAACTTGGCGCGGATGCCATTGTGGCAACCGCACCCTTCTACGCGATCCTCGGGCCGAAGGAGATCAAGCGGCATTTCCGCCTCATCAAACAGGCAATCGATCTGCCGCTGTTCGCCTACGACATCCCGGTGTGCGTGCACGTCAAACTCAGCCCGGCGATGATCATCGAGCTGGCCCGCGAGGGCGTGTTGCAAGGTGTGAAGGATTCGTCGGGCGACGACGTCTCCTTCCGCAACCTTGCACTCATGCGCACTGAGGAAGGGCTCGATCTGACGTTGCTCACCGGGCACGAGGTCGTCGTCGACGGCGCCTACATGTCCGGTGCCGACGGGTCCGTGCCCGGGCTCGGAAACGTGGAACCGAAAGTGTACGTGGAACAGTGGCATGCCGCTCAGGCAGGCGACTGGGATCGAGTGCGCGAACTGCAGGACTACGCGGCGCGCCTCATGCGGATCACATCGGTCACCACTGGCGAGTTCGGTTTCGCGGCCGGTGTGGGTGCGTTCAAGACGGCGCTCATGCTGCTTGGCGTGTTCGACACGAACGTCATGCCCGAACCCGTGCAGGCTCTCGAAGGCCACAACGTGGAGGCCGTCGCTGGCGTACTGCGCCAGGCTGGCCTGCTGAACTAGGGGGAATCAATGACAGGTGCCCAGATCCTCGCGATTGATATTGGTGGCACCAAAATTGGTTGGTCGCTCACGGACGCGGATAACCTCGCATTCGATAGCGTCCAGACCATGGCAACCAACGCTCGCGCTGGCGGTCCGACCGTCGCCAAGCGACTCGCAGACCTCGTAAAAGAGGTGGCGGCGAACCACTCCTCTCTCCTCGGGATCGGTATCGCCAGCGCGGGTGTGGTTGACCCGGCTACCGGGCGCATCGTGTCGGCAACGAACACGATGCCCCAGTGGGCGGGTACTGAGCTCGGAAAGATTATCGCTCGGGCGAGCGGGCTTCCCGTGCACGTCATCAACGACGTCCACGCTCACGGCCTGGGTGAAGCTATGCGGGGAGCAGGCAGGGGCGCTAATACGGTGCTTTCGCTGGCGGTGGGAACCGGCATCGGCGGAGCGCTGATCCGCGGCGGTCAGATCGACTTCGGTGAGCACTTCCTTGCCGGTCACTTTGGCCACATCCACCACTGTCTTGCTGATGGGCTGGTGTGCTCGTGCCAGCGCACCGGCCACATCGAAGCGATCGCCTCCGGGCACGGCATTACGAACTGGTTCAACGAGCGCCGGGAGTTCGGCGATCCGCGGGTGGCCAACGGTAAAGAGCTCCAAGACCTTGCCGACTCCGGCCACGAGCTTGCTCAAAGAGTGTTCACCGAGTCCGCGTTCGCGCTCGGGGAGACGATCGCGACGTTAACGAACTCGATCGACCCGTCCGTCGTCGTGCTCTCTGGCTCTATGACTCGTTCGGGCGAGCGCTGGTGGCAGGCACTGCGCGAGGGCTATGCGGCGCGCGCAATGGACCCGGTTGCCGGCACCCCGATCGTTCTCGGTGAATTAGGATCGAGCGCGCCCCTCATGGGTGCGGCCATCAATTTCTTACGCAACCAATAACCTACGAAAGACAGGCCAACATATGTCGAACGACGTGATCGAATCACTGCGCGGGAAACTCATCGTGTCAGTTCAAGCCTATCCAGGAGAACCGATGCGCCATCCGGAGACGATGGCGCAGGTGGCGCTCGCGGCCGAACGCGGGGGTGCCGCTGCCATTCGGTGTCAGGGGCTGGCCGACATTTCGGCGATCAAAGGGCAAGTAGATGTGCCGGTGATCGGGCTGTGGAAAGAAGGCCACGACGGGGTCTACATTACGCCCACCCTGCGGCATGCGCGCGCGTGCATCATGGCAGGAGCAGACATCGTGGCAATCGATGCCACGCGCCGCCCACGCCCGGACGGGCTGACCTACACCCAAACCGTGGCCGCGTTGAAAGACGAGGGTGCACTCATCATGGCTGACTGCGGGTCGATCGACGACGCGCGGATGGCCGCCGAGGCCGGATCGCATATCATTTCCACGACACTCGCCGGCTATTCCGGAGAACGAGAAAAAACTGACGGCCCGGACTTCGAGCTGCTTGAGCAGATGGTGGCAGAGTTCCCTGACTTGCCAGTGATCTGCGAAGGGCGAGTACATTCGCCCCAGCAAGCCCGCCAGGTGATGGACGCCGGGGCGTACGCCGTCGTCGTCGGAACTGCGATCACACACCCAACGTCAATCACGTCGTGGTTCGTGAACGCGGTCAACAAATAACAATAAATTTTCGCGTGCGAACAAGCGCGCACATAGCGGCACGTGCCGAGAAAAGGACACGATATGAAGGTTGGAGTTTTTACGGACGAGGTTTCGCTGGCGAAAGCGGCAGCCGACTACCTGATCACCATGATGGCCGATGCAACGCCGCGTAATCTGGGAGTGGCTACCGGTTCTACGCCCCTGCCGCTCTACGAAGAGCTACGCAAGGCACACGCCGCCGGCACGTTCACGCTCGCCGACGCGAAAGCCTTTGCGCTCGATGAGTACATCGGCCTGCCGGTGGGGCATCCGGAAAGCTACCGTAAAGTGCTCCAAGGTGAGCTTGTGGGCGAGGACAAGACGGGACTTCGCGACGAGAACCTGTTTACCCCGAACGGCGACGTCGACGTCCCAGACGGCGCGCGTGAATCGGCCGCCGCATACGACGCCGTTATCCGTGACAACGGGGGAGTGTTCCTGCAAATCCTTGGAATCGGTTCGAATGGGCACATCGGATTCAACGAGCCGGGTATCTCGCTCGTTTCGCGCACACACGTGGATGCGCTGGCCCGCCAAACTCGAGAAGACAACGCACGTTTCTTTAACGACAACATCGACGACGTGCCCGACATGTGTATCACGCAGGGTCTCGGCACAATTCTCGAGGCGCAGCACATCATGCTGATTGCGACTGGCGAGGGCAAGGCAGACGCGATTGCGTGCGCGGTGGAAGGTCCGATTTCGTCGGGCTGCCCGGCGTCGATCTTGCAGATGCATCCGTCCGTACGGGTGTATGTGGATGAAGCGGCGGCGTCGAAGCTGCGCGGCCGGGAGATGCACGCTGTGCGCTGGGAGAAGCTGGCATGATTATCCGCGGAAAACTTCTTGACGGTGACGGCCGACTGGTCGGTTCCGGGCTGGAGATTGCAGACGGAAAGGTTGTGCGCGTGCTCGACCCCGATCCGTCAGTGACCGGCTGGATCACGCCCGGTTTCATTGACATTCACTGCCACGGCGGTGGGGGATCCTCGTTTCCGGACGATCCGAGTTTGGCCGGCGTCAAGCAGGCTGTGGATGCACACCGGCAGATGGGGACGACGGCGATGCTCGCCTCCACAGTCTCCCTGGTGGATACCATCCCGGCAATCGACGGCCTTGCCACGGCGTGCGATGAAGGACTGCTGCAGGGCATCCATTTGGAAGGCCCGTATATTTCGCCACACAAGGCAGGCGCGCAGAATCCGGAGGCGATTCGCGAACCGGATCTGGACGAGCTTCGCCAGTGGCTAGAGACCGGCAGGGGCTGGATTAAAACGATGACGATCGCCCCTGAAGTGGCCGGCGCGGTGGAGGCGGCCAAGCTCTTACACGAGTACGGTGCGGTGCCCTCCTGGGGGCACACGAATGCCAAGCTGGAAGCAACCCGCAAGGTGTTGAAAGAAAGCACCGCTCACGGCGTTCACATCGGGCTGAAGGTTCCCGCACAGACGGCCACCCACCTGTTCAATGCCATGCCACCGCTCGGCCACCGGGCCCCAGGCCCGGTACGTGAACTAGTTGCGGCAGCCAAACAGGGCACGTGTGTGGTCGAGCTGATTGCCGACTCGGTGCACGTCCACCCGGATCTGGTGCACGACGTCGTCGAATACGTCGGCGAATCCAACCCGTACGGCGTCGTTTTCGTCACGGACGCGATGGAAGGTGCCGGAATGCCCGACGGCGAATACGTGCTTGGCGGGCAGGGCGTCAAGATCGTGGACGGAACTGCCCGGCTCGTACGCGGCGGTGCGATTGCCGGAGGGACATCGCGGATGGCCGAACAGGTACAGCGGATGGTCGGCGGCGGCTACGTGTCAATGGAAGACGCCGTGCGCTGCTGCGTGGGAGCCCCGGCACGAGCGGTCGGTTTTTCTGAAGACACCCCGGGCGTTACTTTGACCTGGCGGCCGGGTGCCACGGTTAACGCCGTCGTCATGAACGACGCCCTCGACGTGGAGCAGGTGATCCGGGAAGGCAACGTACTCTAGCCGTGCGCTATATTGAATAGCGTAAGGAGACGAATGGGTAACGAGACACTAGTGCGGGCTGGCGACGAAACCGAACGCGAACGTAGCGAACGGTTCGTACGCGACGCCGTACCGTACCTTAACCAGCTGTATGGCGCGGCCATGCGGCTCACTCGCAATCCGCAAGACGCCGAGGATCTCGTCCAAGAAACGTTCGAGAAAGCGTTCGCGGCATTCCACCAGTTCAAACCCGGTACCAACCTGAAAGCGTGGCTGTACCGGATTTTGAACAACACGTTTATCTCCAACTATCGCAAAAAGCAGCGCAGGCCATTGGAGTCCGATGCGGGTGAGGCCGAAGACTGGCAGGAATATCGGGCCAGGCATCATCATCCGTACGGGTTGAAATCGGCGGAAATGGAAGCCTTGGAGAACCTGCCGAACGAAGAGATTCGTGAAGCGCTCGAACAGCTCCCGGAGGACCGCCGTACGGCCGTCTATCTTGCGGACGTGGAAGGTTTTTCCTACCAGGAAATTGCCGACATCATGGACACCCCGATCGGCACGGTCATGTCTCGCTTACACCGCGGGCGCAAACAGCTGCGCGATCTGCTGCGTGATTACGCACGCGATTTGGGCTATGTGAAGGAGACGGTGTGAGCAGGAAACTGGACGAACTCATGGCGCAGCTGCAAGAGTGCGCGTGCGAAAGCTCCGGTTGTGACTGTGCGCAGCAGTGTCGGTGCGACGACGTTCTCGACCAGCTTTTCGCCTTGCTCGACAACGAGATCACCGAACAAGACGCGCTACGCCTCATTCGCCATAGCGCGAACTGCCCGGCCTGTCTGCGCCGGATCGAAGAAGAGATCGTGATCCGGAAAGTGATCCGCCGCGGGTGTTGTGGCGAATCCGCGCCCGAGTCGTTGCGGATGAAGATCACGCGGATCACCAAGTACCAGGTTGGCCGGTAGGCTGTATAGCCGCTACACTTGTGGAGTTGAGAAAAGGAGCTGAATATGTCGAAGCGTGGTAGGAAGCGTAAGGATCGCAGGAAGCGCCCTGCGAATCACGGTAAGCGCCCGAATTCGTAAAGCTACGGTGGCCGGAGTTGTTGCTCCGGCCATCTTTTTATTCTGCGACCGGCGGTTCGATGCCGAGCCAGTTATGCCATCCTTTGTGGAGGATGAGCCAGGTCATGAGCCCGTATCCGGCTTGGCGTGGGCAGTAGCCGTCTGGTGAGGTGGCCATGTCGGTGAGCCACTGTTCGTGGCGTTTGAGTGGCGTGTAGGTGTCCACATAGGGGACCTGGCGGCGGTCGCAGGCTTCCTGGAACGCATCACTGAGGTCTTGTTGGGCGCGATCGGAAACATCTAGGCGCGGCGGTGGCCCGACGACGAATGTCGCCAACCCTTGACGCTGCGCGTTATCGAGCATGTTGGCAAGGTAGAGCCGGGAGCGTGCCGTGGAGGTGCGGCCGATATCGCGCGATCCGAGTCCGATGACGAGGCGGTTATCTGCTTCGCGATCCAAGCGGGGAAGTACTTCGTGTTCCCAGCTGGTGGATAAATGTTCCGTGCTGTGACCAGGCCAGGCTAGCGGTAGGGCCATGATCGGCGGTTCATGTGGCGAGCGGGCGATTGTGCGGCCAACCCAGCCCAGCGCCCGGGCATCACCATAACCGGCTACCAGTTCGTCACCAACAAAGAAAACTCGGATACTCACCCTTCTACCTTACGGCAATTTGCGCGCTTCGCGCCGCTATCCGCTAGAAAGTTTGTCGATGAGCCACGGGATAGCACTAGAAGGATCTGGTCCTATGTGGTTAGGTGACAGCTCAGGCCAGGCCCTGCGTGCTCGCTGAATCGCTTCTGCGTAGTTTGTAATAAGAAATTCGCGCCCGAGCTCCTTCCCTCCTGATCCGCCAACTAGCTTGAGTCTGCGAACCCTCGCATCTATAT from Trueperella bialowiezensis encodes the following:
- a CDS encoding N-acetylmannosamine-6-phosphate 2-epimerase → MSNDVIESLRGKLIVSVQAYPGEPMRHPETMAQVALAAERGGAAAIRCQGLADISAIKGQVDVPVIGLWKEGHDGVYITPTLRHARACIMAGADIVAIDATRRPRPDGLTYTQTVAALKDEGALIMADCGSIDDARMAAEAGSHIISTTLAGYSGEREKTDGPDFELLEQMVAEFPDLPVICEGRVHSPQQARQVMDAGAYAVVVGTAITHPTSITSWFVNAVNK
- a CDS encoding FadR/GntR family transcriptional regulator, encoding MLSDKSAQLLLEKFSPPTMSEKPREPISSVNRSFATMDAIKSYILHHELKPGDPLPSEATLCADLQVSRSSVREALRKLEALDIVRVQQGRGSFVGKMSLEPMVETLVLRFALDARSGTESLRQVVCTRRFLDLGVADSLVAAMKGTSNPELEKVVEKMIAKATRGEKFMDEDMAFHSGLMAYLDNELLSQLNAAMWLIHQTFIPELDPQSAESLLLTARAHERMLITAQNGDVGAYREAVIDHYEPLVSLLEMD
- a CDS encoding dihydrodipicolinate synthase family protein; translated protein: MTFRGVIPPVVVPLTADGELDVVSYERHVNRLIDAGVDGLFILGSSGEVVFSTDERRRQVITETVRIVAGRTPILVGVIDTTTPRVIEQARVAQELGADAIVATAPFYAILGPKEIKRHFRLIKQAIDLPLFAYDIPVCVHVKLSPAMIIELAREGVLQGVKDSSGDDVSFRNLALMRTEEGLDLTLLTGHEVVVDGAYMSGADGSVPGLGNVEPKVYVEQWHAAQAGDWDRVRELQDYAARLMRITSVTTGEFGFAAGVGAFKTALMLLGVFDTNVMPEPVQALEGHNVEAVAGVLRQAGLLN
- a CDS encoding ABC transporter substrate-binding protein; its protein translation is MRSSKRWAKVTAVAAAAMLVLSACGGGGSENGGGDSPSTGESTSAGPSGQINLGVAYETTNYDPSTTSSALAMGTNWHVMEGLYEFDMATYEVYPALAAGDPVEISDTEYEIGLREGAKFSDGTDVTADDVLESWARTTDETSIYKQFFTFIDSVTKKDDRTVTVKLKYPFAGLKERLVNVKIIPAKSTQEEMTSFPIGTGPFKYETITNTAVEAVPNEHYNGSKPAQVERMHWEVLKDDSARLSAALGGTIDVMETVPSATKDQLAGSGWSLDEVPGYNNAFLMFNTTKAPFDKPEVRRAFHQAIDRQKLVDTALSGDAIASTAFLPEANPMYSKAKTQMDFDVEAAKKAFADAGLKEVTLISTDHPWVQNLTPQIKQDLEAAGLTVNVQSMASGDLYANFADVDNPTYDVALAPGDPSVFGQDPGIIIDWWYGDNVWTQQRTSWAKTSPEAFAKLRDLSTEASQLTGDEAKAKWAEALDLIAEEAPLYPLFHRTMITGFNKDKLDNVDGIGTTGLELVGATVKK
- a CDS encoding ROK family protein, producing the protein MTGAQILAIDIGGTKIGWSLTDADNLAFDSVQTMATNARAGGPTVAKRLADLVKEVAANHSSLLGIGIASAGVVDPATGRIVSATNTMPQWAGTELGKIIARASGLPVHVINDVHAHGLGEAMRGAGRGANTVLSLAVGTGIGGALIRGGQIDFGEHFLAGHFGHIHHCLADGLVCSCQRTGHIEAIASGHGITNWFNERREFGDPRVANGKELQDLADSGHELAQRVFTESAFALGETIATLTNSIDPSVVVLSGSMTRSGERWWQALREGYAARAMDPVAGTPIVLGELGSSAPLMGAAINFLRNQ
- a CDS encoding ABC transporter ATP-binding protein gives rise to the protein MTQPIIELRDVHVVFKTRTGSIFNPNKVHAVNGVNLKVMPGQVLGIVGESGSGKSTAANVMCGLQAPTSGQVFFKGEEVTKRSAADRRKIGRVVSVVFQDPATALNARMHVRDQLLDPLRVHDIGTDEERNERVEQLITQVGLPQSALDALPGQLSGGQRQRVAIARALALRPDAIIADEPTSALDVSVRAQILNLLMDLKNELGLAMVFISHDIQTVRYISDRIAVMNTGQVVEEGPAKELLANPSHPYTRTLLGAAPSLLHPDLGGTSS
- a CDS encoding ABC transporter permease, whose protein sequence is MNNLLRLLGRRLLALPIMVIGVTFLVFFIMSLSPIDPAYTALGEFATPEALEEFRVKHGYNDPFLVQYGNYLLNMLQGDLGFYGIGEGNKVTDLVSEALPVTLSLTFFGLIIAVLVSFPLGIVSAIYRDKWPDQLIRVLSVICIGTPSFWLASLLVLAFVGSSIPVSGELPSMTEDFSGWFMRMLLPAISLAVPVIGQMTRVVRTSMVEELDRDYVRTALGAGVPRSVVIGRNVLRNALITPVTVLGLRVGYLMGGAVVIEIIFNIQGMGRVLILGIQNNWVNLVQGGALVVALAFIVVNIIVDMLYLLINPRIRSV
- a CDS encoding dipeptide/oligopeptide/nickel ABC transporter permease/ATP-binding protein, whose amino-acid sequence is MTSKKQKLNTVTTKRFSRLRNMSLGSQLALAFLVIILIVSFLSPWIAPYTPDELFGVWEAPSKEHLFGTDHSGRDVLSRILYGGRYSLMIGVLATLVALFFGSIIGAVAAVSRKWIGEVIMRIMDIIMAVPGIAMAAVMVLVFSRRLEPDNVIGLVAVIIFSIAFVYTPQLARIVRANVMSAYGEDYVRAVIVAGARAPWILIKHVARNTAAPVLVFATVLVADAIILEASLTFIGSGLQSTMVATWGNVLSDASSNMSVLAGKWWTAFFPGVFIMLTVLCLNILSEGITDAMVAAPSGDQKVDNVAATREQDKLLLDPRLAHEKQAESLQQRLNQLAAVESKRTDRFVATGEGKPLLEVRNLSIRFPRHGDVNVVDNVSFTVNEGETMGLVGESGCGKSITALTIMGLIDSRAQISGQALYQGKDLLTMPASERQGLLGHEMAMIYQDALSSLNPAMLIRSQMKQLTSRGGTRSAEELLELVGLDPKRTLESYPHELSGGQRQRVLIAMALTRDPKLIIADEPTTALDVTVQKQVIDLLNELREKLGFAMVFVSHDLALVAEVAHKITVMYAGQVVEQAPTSELLSNPVHEYTRGLLGSVLSIEAGAERLHQVPGTVPSPKDFPDGDRFAPRSSHPDVGIHTPPVRMEIPGRDHVYAAVPDSAWEEAGYEAPQQPGVPQEEQR